From the Pseudoalteromonas tunicata genome, one window contains:
- a CDS encoding TonB-dependent receptor domain-containing protein, producing MKKLNLLAIGIKTALLAGGISGVGFAVAAEDTSAEKVERIEVTGSKIKRLSADAPTPVIVIGRVELENAGVSNVNDFLAELPSAEVGLSPENSNNTIYANGLNTTDLRGLGSSRTLVLVNGRRFIGGMAGDNAVDLNNISTSFIDRIEISTGGASAVYGADAVAGVVNIITRKSFDGVEFDLSTTRPTEGAGDQTFGSLTFGKEYADGGFIFNYDYAEQKQMARSDKSWYMDKPLRTIANPDDTSGTDGIPGRVIVNKPAHYGLYDESSEFFLGGKQWTFDESGNLRPFNTGDGYLPKGGLPGSPTNYYYTGAFGDGIEYAADEFFRTPLTRHTINFAGNQKLAEDHDLSFDFTYAKNEAFGQSTPIFFRSIQIKRDNAFIKDDLAKLMDDAGAKSISMRRLSDDFGPRVYNQQRNTVRASIGIDGLITDNWTYSAYLQHGELKQDTSWFGEILMENVENGFDAVNFKGNIVCAERNDKGEVVGGKAGCVPLNVLGKYPLTQEQLDYHSTVATAEQGHKQSSYGITVTGDVFDLPAGAVQTAFSYDWRKERAYEAPGTGIRKGLIFGNSGLPYEGELTVKEYATEVLVPILADQYLAQEVNFEFAYRYMDYSSTGTDSAYKLGLTWQVNDDVRLRFAKAQSVRAPNVNELYSSTGTQFATRAESCAADSIAKEDQYKEQVTRNCAADGIPAGWVPSDAWRSGGSLEGKLGGNSELQNEVSNDITFGVIYTPSYLENFEITADYWSFEIKDAISFYDYESAMENCYRSDSLDNPFCGKFTRDPVTHEVTDYLETSLNAAVEKLSGLDIESVYKYDTSFGQFGFKLVATYLDNRERNPTGNAEDNRIHTGEETRPRWRARFNTSYTYDDFRLVLVANYRHSTVMDRNDWTIEDHDYNEIPSYTTFDLSGTYNVHEKVSLRLGVQNLTDNTTPYHPATFVDGAYYDVIGRRVTAGVNVKF from the coding sequence TTGAAAAAATTAAATTTATTAGCAATTGGTATAAAAACCGCATTGCTTGCGGGCGGTATTAGTGGGGTTGGATTTGCTGTTGCTGCTGAAGATACATCAGCAGAGAAAGTAGAACGCATTGAGGTTACTGGTTCAAAAATCAAGCGTTTAAGCGCCGATGCACCCACACCAGTCATTGTGATTGGCAGAGTTGAATTAGAAAATGCAGGTGTCAGCAATGTAAACGACTTTTTAGCGGAGCTGCCATCAGCTGAGGTTGGCTTAAGCCCTGAAAATTCAAATAATACGATTTATGCAAACGGATTAAATACAACGGATTTACGCGGTCTAGGTAGTTCAAGAACTTTAGTATTAGTTAATGGTCGACGTTTTATCGGTGGTATGGCCGGTGATAATGCTGTTGATTTAAATAATATATCGACATCATTTATTGACCGTATTGAAATCTCTACTGGTGGTGCATCGGCTGTTTATGGTGCAGATGCTGTTGCTGGTGTTGTAAATATTATTACTCGTAAAAGTTTTGATGGTGTTGAGTTTGACCTTTCAACAACAAGACCAACGGAAGGTGCTGGCGATCAAACATTTGGCTCTCTTACGTTTGGTAAAGAATACGCTGATGGTGGTTTTATTTTTAACTATGATTATGCTGAGCAAAAGCAAATGGCACGTTCAGATAAATCGTGGTACATGGATAAACCATTAAGAACGATTGCTAATCCAGATGATACAAGTGGTACAGATGGAATTCCTGGCCGTGTTATTGTTAATAAACCTGCCCATTATGGCCTATATGATGAGTCGAGTGAGTTTTTCTTAGGTGGAAAGCAGTGGACTTTTGATGAGTCCGGTAATCTTCGCCCATTTAATACTGGTGATGGTTACCTTCCTAAAGGTGGTTTACCTGGCTCTCCAACTAACTACTACTATACAGGCGCTTTTGGTGATGGTATTGAATATGCTGCAGATGAATTCTTTAGAACACCACTTACACGTCATACAATTAATTTTGCAGGCAATCAAAAACTAGCTGAAGATCATGATTTAAGTTTTGACTTCACTTATGCTAAAAATGAGGCTTTTGGTCAAAGCACTCCAATCTTTTTCCGTAGCATTCAAATTAAGCGTGACAATGCATTTATTAAAGATGACTTAGCTAAATTAATGGACGATGCGGGAGCAAAAAGTATTTCAATGCGTCGCCTAAGTGATGATTTTGGTCCGCGTGTATACAACCAGCAGCGTAATACCGTTCGTGCATCAATCGGTATTGATGGTTTGATAACGGATAACTGGACTTACTCTGCTTATTTACAACATGGTGAGCTAAAGCAAGATACATCTTGGTTTGGTGAAATATTAATGGAGAATGTTGAAAATGGATTTGATGCAGTAAATTTCAAAGGAAACATTGTTTGTGCTGAAAGAAATGATAAAGGTGAAGTTGTTGGAGGTAAAGCAGGTTGTGTTCCTTTAAATGTGTTAGGTAAATATCCTTTAACGCAAGAGCAACTAGATTACCATTCAACAGTTGCGACAGCAGAGCAAGGTCATAAGCAATCAAGCTATGGTATAACGGTAACTGGAGATGTATTTGATTTACCAGCTGGTGCAGTTCAAACAGCGTTTAGTTACGATTGGCGTAAAGAGCGTGCTTATGAAGCTCCAGGCACTGGTATTCGTAAAGGGCTGATTTTTGGTAATTCAGGCCTACCTTATGAAGGTGAATTAACAGTAAAAGAATATGCAACTGAAGTGCTAGTACCTATATTAGCAGATCAGTATCTTGCTCAAGAGGTGAACTTTGAGTTTGCATACCGTTACATGGATTACAGTTCTACAGGTACAGATAGTGCTTATAAACTTGGTCTAACATGGCAGGTGAATGATGATGTTCGTTTACGCTTTGCCAAGGCTCAATCTGTTCGTGCACCAAATGTGAATGAACTTTACTCTTCAACGGGTACTCAATTTGCGACTCGAGCAGAATCTTGCGCTGCTGATTCCATTGCCAAAGAAGATCAATACAAAGAGCAAGTGACACGAAATTGTGCAGCAGATGGAATACCTGCAGGTTGGGTGCCTTCAGATGCTTGGCGTTCAGGAGGCTCTTTAGAGGGTAAACTAGGTGGAAACTCAGAATTACAGAATGAAGTATCTAACGATATTACATTTGGTGTAATTTATACTCCTTCTTACCTTGAGAACTTTGAAATTACAGCTGATTACTGGAGCTTTGAAATCAAAGATGCAATTAGCTTCTATGATTATGAAAGCGCAATGGAAAACTGTTATCGTTCTGATAGTTTAGATAATCCTTTCTGTGGTAAATTTACTCGTGATCCTGTCACTCATGAAGTTACAGATTACTTAGAAACATCATTGAATGCTGCGGTTGAAAAATTAAGTGGTCTAGATATTGAGTCAGTATATAAATACGATACTTCTTTTGGTCAATTTGGCTTTAAGCTTGTAGCGACATATTTAGACAATCGTGAGCGTAACCCGACAGGAAATGCTGAAGATAACCGTATTCATACTGGTGAAGAGACTCGTCCACGTTGGAGAGCGCGTTTTAATACGAGCTATACCTATGATGATTTCCGCTTAGTTTTAGTCGCGAATTACCGTCATAGTACTGTAATGGATCGTAATGATTGGACGATTGAAGATCATGATTATAATGAAATTCCTTCTTACACTACGTTTGATTTAAGCGGTACTTATAATGTGCATGAAAAAGTAAGCTTGCGCTTAGGTGTGCAAAACTTAACTGATAATACAACACCGTATCATCCAGCAACTTTTGTTGATGGCGCGTATTATGATGTAATTGGTCGTCGTGTTACCGCTGGTGTGAATGTGAAGTTTTAA
- a CDS encoding Crp/Fnr family transcriptional regulator, whose product MKLIENTPLIKRMAIINRLPFFKSFSLDERQVLLESFSSLLLVKKDRFVFQQFDNDKSLYLVLSGALMMFRHNDKVELGLVEPGEFIGEGSFVSQRQRSINARACEDTILLAISSSVLSRLPSAMKDKLKDQIIIGMSHRIEQLSKLLEAKQS is encoded by the coding sequence ATGAAACTCATCGAAAATACGCCCTTAATCAAACGCATGGCGATCATCAATCGGCTCCCTTTTTTTAAAAGTTTTAGCTTAGATGAACGCCAAGTATTACTTGAATCTTTCTCGTCACTATTACTAGTCAAAAAAGATCGCTTTGTTTTCCAACAATTTGATAATGACAAAAGCCTTTATTTAGTCTTAAGTGGTGCATTAATGATGTTTCGCCACAATGATAAAGTTGAATTAGGTTTAGTTGAACCTGGTGAATTTATTGGCGAAGGCAGCTTTGTCAGCCAACGTCAGCGCAGCATTAATGCCAGAGCCTGTGAAGATACAATTTTACTCGCCATTTCATCAAGTGTGCTTTCTCGCTTACCAAGTGCCATGAAAGATAAGCTCAAAGATCAAATTATTATCGGTATGAGTCATCGAATTGAACAACTAAGCAAGCTACTTGAAGCCAAACAAAGTTAA
- a CDS encoding YacL family protein, translating into MEYQFIRDPIFGFRAKFNDEQALFGRWLTEEMNTNPEKLGQLLGLITQAKTLQQDEIQLLGKEVTLTLSRSEALLEANILHHQDEDLSQYQDDALMLDEDGLIAVCGYEDFVALIEAWCEFIGFCHSKR; encoded by the coding sequence ATGGAATATCAATTTATACGCGATCCAATTTTTGGTTTTCGGGCTAAGTTTAACGACGAGCAGGCTTTGTTTGGTCGCTGGTTGACTGAAGAAATGAATACTAATCCTGAAAAGTTAGGCCAATTATTGGGGTTAATCACGCAAGCTAAAACGCTTCAGCAAGATGAAATACAATTACTTGGCAAGGAAGTGACCTTGACGTTAAGTCGCTCAGAGGCGTTGTTAGAGGCGAATATTTTGCACCACCAAGATGAGGATTTATCACAATATCAAGATGATGCATTAATGCTTGATGAAGATGGTCTAATTGCTGTGTGCGGTTATGAAGACTTTGTTGCACTGATTGAGGCGTGGTGTGAGTTTATTGGTTTTTGCCACAGCAAACGTTGA
- a CDS encoding TonB-dependent receptor domain-containing protein encodes MLVIFIYNYLHSLTKITIFIYFREIILKKLNLLAISIKTALFAGAFTASGFATAAEEDSVEQVERIEVTGSRITRAELEPTQPITVVDADFIKNRGFTNAADAVLDIPGVARGLTPTTAGEEGNSQALGQRTINLYGLGSQRTLTLINGSRFVSSVSPLGGGASGLQVDTNNIPMALIDRVDVVKAGGAAIYGADAVAGVVNYILKKDYEGAEFAADYKTVGDTGADEKSVRALFGANIGQGKGNVVFALEYNETDTIKTKDVASLADSVSSYTPVGDDVVLNPDGTQNKGQVKAIRNGRAGILSFSGLVSPGPLAITNRGLGAWNDGQFWQFDPAGNGGLVNYNPGNPTGNAVWASGGDGLDLAATTNAQVGSERYNLTAITNYELAENLNLNITAFSNRSDSSFSGYQASKYSSGAFGDTSAALKFNTSHPYLTQSSRDILEGYLGGQGDFYLHKGWVNLGVREIINEAVTNSIKVGLDGSFELLNDEWTWNVSYQKGASSVYNKGSSVSDHRFFAAMDVGINPNTNQLDCKFNYEPNYDDNLKANGFGLKGIESVLGKPGSCSPLNPFGDASEAAISYVNYNTTGKTKIEQDVFQAVMSGSLFELPAGNFETAFGYERRTEFGGYYSGGTGVLTGNADSSTEGEYVTEDVFAEIYLPIISSDMNIPLVNSLSLEASFRQIDNSRSGKDDVWAVGVNFRPTDDLVIKANVSETVRAPSVSELFQPVLEGTSFASDPCDQKHIGKGPSPDVRKANCAAQGIPGDFVGLAENASRSGFSGGNDLLKNEQAKTSNVGILYSPNWAKGLYLSVDWVKIDISDAIVSFELQDVMEACYDSTEFPNKFCSNFSREANFQLPANDAYRVGYVNAALRQFEAYEYSAQYVNELRNYPLAGSLLTDVPGELSFTLRAMNQKKNATSNTGFDFTDTTGQFNNPDWRSDFSIRYSLDDLHVFTDFDYQGRGVRNIDSKNDNDYLDLDGNPYSEIPSYTTFNMGAVYDLTDSISLRAKIDNVSDWQPKGLHRVVNRWMFGRSYSLGITVKL; translated from the coding sequence TTGTTAGTAATATTTATATACAATTACTTACATTCGCTAACAAAAATAACAATATTTATATATTTCAGGGAAATTATTTTGAAAAAATTAAATTTATTAGCAATCAGTATAAAAACTGCTTTGTTTGCTGGAGCGTTTACAGCCAGTGGGTTTGCAACTGCTGCCGAAGAAGATTCAGTGGAACAAGTTGAGCGTATTGAAGTTACCGGTTCTCGTATAACTCGCGCAGAGCTTGAGCCGACTCAGCCAATTACTGTTGTTGATGCGGATTTTATTAAAAATCGTGGTTTTACAAACGCAGCTGATGCAGTTTTAGATATTCCTGGTGTTGCTAGAGGTTTGACACCGACTACCGCAGGAGAAGAAGGAAATAGTCAAGCTTTAGGTCAAAGAACAATTAATCTTTATGGTTTGGGCTCTCAAAGAACATTAACATTGATTAATGGTAGTCGTTTTGTTTCGAGTGTTTCTCCACTTGGCGGTGGTGCAAGCGGTCTTCAAGTTGATACTAATAATATTCCAATGGCATTAATTGATAGGGTTGATGTTGTTAAGGCTGGTGGAGCAGCTATATATGGTGCCGATGCTGTTGCTGGTGTTGTTAACTATATTCTTAAAAAAGATTATGAAGGTGCTGAATTTGCAGCCGACTATAAAACAGTTGGTGATACTGGGGCTGATGAGAAATCAGTGAGAGCACTATTTGGTGCCAATATAGGTCAAGGCAAAGGTAATGTGGTATTCGCACTTGAGTATAATGAAACTGATACTATTAAAACAAAAGATGTTGCATCGTTAGCTGATTCAGTATCAAGTTATACTCCAGTTGGTGATGATGTTGTACTTAATCCCGATGGCACACAAAATAAGGGCCAAGTTAAAGCTATTCGTAATGGAAGAGCTGGAATTTTATCATTCAGTGGACTTGTCTCTCCTGGTCCATTAGCGATTACAAATCGTGGTCTTGGGGCTTGGAATGATGGACAATTTTGGCAGTTTGATCCTGCAGGAAATGGTGGCTTAGTTAATTATAACCCAGGCAATCCGACAGGAAATGCTGTTTGGGCATCTGGTGGTGATGGTCTAGATTTAGCTGCAACGACGAATGCTCAAGTTGGATCCGAGCGTTATAATCTCACAGCAATTACTAACTATGAGTTAGCAGAAAATCTAAACTTAAATATTACTGCTTTTTCAAATCGTTCAGACTCTTCATTTTCTGGGTATCAAGCAAGTAAATATTCATCTGGTGCTTTTGGTGATACAAGTGCGGCATTAAAATTTAATACATCTCACCCATATTTAACACAATCTTCAAGAGATATTCTTGAAGGGTATTTAGGTGGACAAGGGGATTTCTATTTACACAAAGGCTGGGTTAATTTAGGTGTTCGCGAAATCATAAATGAAGCCGTCACTAATAGTATCAAAGTTGGACTAGATGGAAGTTTTGAGTTACTTAATGACGAGTGGACTTGGAATGTTTCTTATCAAAAAGGTGCTAGTTCTGTTTATAATAAAGGCTCATCGGTAAGTGATCATCGTTTCTTTGCAGCAATGGATGTAGGTATTAATCCAAATACAAACCAATTAGATTGTAAATTTAATTATGAGCCTAATTATGATGATAATTTAAAGGCGAATGGTTTCGGTCTTAAAGGAATCGAATCTGTTTTAGGTAAGCCTGGAAGTTGTTCACCATTAAATCCATTTGGTGATGCCTCTGAAGCTGCAATATCCTATGTTAATTACAATACCACTGGTAAGACCAAAATTGAGCAAGATGTATTTCAAGCTGTTATGAGTGGTAGCTTATTTGAGCTTCCTGCTGGTAATTTTGAGACTGCATTCGGTTATGAAAGAAGAACTGAGTTTGGTGGTTATTATTCTGGAGGTACAGGGGTTCTAACTGGTAATGCTGATTCTTCTACCGAAGGTGAGTATGTAACAGAAGATGTGTTTGCTGAGATCTATTTACCTATTATATCAAGTGATATGAATATCCCGTTAGTTAACTCATTATCACTAGAGGCATCGTTCAGACAAATTGATAATTCGCGTTCAGGTAAAGATGATGTGTGGGCTGTTGGTGTGAATTTCCGTCCAACAGATGATTTAGTCATCAAGGCTAACGTTTCTGAAACAGTGAGAGCACCTTCAGTAAGTGAGTTGTTTCAACCTGTATTAGAGGGGACTTCATTTGCAAGCGATCCATGTGATCAAAAGCATATTGGAAAAGGTCCTTCGCCAGATGTTCGTAAAGCAAATTGTGCTGCCCAAGGGATCCCGGGGGATTTTGTTGGTTTAGCTGAGAATGCATCACGTTCAGGTTTTAGTGGCGGTAATGATTTACTTAAAAATGAGCAAGCAAAAACGTCCAATGTAGGTATTTTATACTCACCTAACTGGGCAAAAGGTCTTTACTTATCAGTTGATTGGGTGAAAATCGATATTTCAGATGCTATTGTTAGCTTTGAATTACAAGATGTAATGGAAGCGTGTTACGACAGTACCGAGTTTCCAAATAAGTTCTGTAGTAATTTTTCACGCGAAGCAAACTTTCAGCTACCAGCAAATGATGCTTATCGAGTTGGTTATGTAAATGCTGCGCTACGTCAGTTTGAAGCTTATGAATATTCAGCTCAATACGTAAATGAACTTAGGAATTACCCTTTAGCTGGATCATTACTTACTGACGTTCCGGGCGAGTTATCATTTACGTTACGTGCTATGAATCAAAAGAAAAATGCTACTTCAAATACCGGCTTTGATTTCACCGATACTACCGGTCAATTTAATAACCCAGATTGGCGTAGTGACTTTAGCATTCGTTATTCATTAGATGATTTACATGTGTTTACTGATTTCGATTATCAAGGTCGTGGTGTACGTAATATTGATTCGAAAAATGATAATGATTACTTAGATTTAGATGGTAACCCTTACAGCGAAATCCCATCATACACTACATTTAACATGGGGGCTGTTTATGATTTGACGGACAGCATTAGTCTTCGAGCTAAAATTGATAATGTTAGTGATTGGCAACCTAAAGGTTTACATCGTGTAGTTAATCGTTGGATGTTTGGACGCTCTTATAGCTTAGGTATCACTGTTAAGTTGTAA
- a CDS encoding TonB-dependent receptor domain-containing protein: MKKFSLLAMGVKTALCVGAFGSFGVMATDQAATEDKVERIEITGSKIKRLSSEAPTPVVVIGRVELENAGVSNVNDFLAELPSAEVGLSPENSNNTIYANGLNTTDLRGLGSSRTLVLVNGRRFIGGQAGGNSVDLNNIATSFIDRIEISTGGASAVYGADAVAGVVNIITRKSFEGVEVDVSTTNPLEGAGEQTFGSITFGKEYGSGGFIINYDYADQKQMARSDKSWYMDSPLRTIANPADTSGSDGIPGNIIINQQTHYGLYDESSEFLLGANQWTFDEAGNLRPFNHGDGLLPKGGLPGAAKNWYYTGEFGDGIAYAADQFFRTPLTRHTVNFAGHQTFAEDHDVSVDFTYAKNEAFGQSTPIFFRSIKINRDNAFIKNDLAKLMDDAGVKSISMRRLSDDFGPRIYNQKRETIRASIGLDGAITDNWTYSAYLQHGELTQDTSWYGEVLMANVNKGFDAVNFEGNVVCAERDAKGNVIGAVEGCVPLNVLGKYPLSQAQLDYHSTVATAEQGHKQTSYGVTVTGDVFELPAGFVQAAFSYDWRKESAYETPDNKIQGGLVFGNSGLPYEGELTVKEYATEVLVPVFADQFLAQEVNVEFAYRYMDYSSTGTDSAYKLGLTWQVNDDVRFRVAKAQSVRAPNVGELYSSVGTQFASRAESCAADSIAKEDQYKEQVTRNCAADNIPVGWTPSEDWRSGGSLQGSTGGNIGLGNEVSKDITFGVVYTPSFIENFEITADYWSFEIEDAISFYDYESAMQNCYRSESLVNPFCGKFTRDPNTHEVTDYLETSLNAAVEKLSGVDIESVYKFDTAFGQFGFKLVATYLENRERNPTGNAEDNRVHTGEEARPRWRARFNTSYTLDDLRIVLVANYRHSTVMDRNDWSIEDHDYNDIPSYTTFDLSSTYNLNDNVNLRLGVQNLADRTTPYHPAAFTDGAYYDVIGRRITAGVNVKF; encoded by the coding sequence CGCATTGTGTGTTGGAGCTTTTGGAAGCTTTGGCGTTATGGCCACAGATCAAGCGGCAACAGAAGATAAAGTTGAACGTATTGAGATTACCGGTTCAAAAATCAAGCGTTTAAGTTCTGAAGCTCCAACACCGGTTGTCGTAATTGGTCGAGTTGAATTAGAAAACGCGGGTGTGAGCAATGTAAATGACTTTTTAGCAGAGTTGCCATCAGCTGAGGTTGGTTTGAGCCCTGAAAATTCAAACAATACAATTTATGCTAACGGATTAAATACTACCGATTTGCGTGGCTTAGGTAGTTCAAGAACGTTAGTACTGGTTAATGGTCGTCGTTTTATTGGTGGCCAAGCAGGTGGTAACTCAGTTGATTTAAACAACATTGCGACTTCGTTTATTGACCGTATTGAAATCTCTACTGGTGGTGCGTCTGCTGTGTATGGCGCTGATGCAGTAGCTGGTGTAGTAAACATCATTACACGTAAATCATTTGAAGGTGTTGAAGTTGATGTATCAACGACGAATCCTTTAGAGGGGGCTGGTGAACAAACATTTGGTTCAATCACTTTTGGTAAAGAGTATGGTAGTGGTGGTTTTATTATTAACTACGATTATGCTGACCAAAAACAAATGGCACGTTCTGATAAATCTTGGTATATGGATAGCCCATTAAGAACGATTGCTAACCCTGCTGATACCAGTGGTAGCGATGGTATTCCTGGTAACATTATAATCAATCAACAAACACACTATGGTTTATATGATGAGTCGAGTGAGTTCTTATTAGGCGCTAATCAGTGGACATTTGATGAAGCGGGTAACTTACGCCCGTTTAATCATGGTGATGGTTTATTGCCAAAAGGTGGATTACCTGGTGCTGCTAAAAACTGGTATTACACCGGTGAATTTGGTGATGGGATTGCCTATGCTGCCGATCAGTTCTTTCGCACACCATTGACGCGCCATACTGTTAACTTTGCCGGTCACCAGACTTTTGCAGAAGATCACGATGTGAGTGTTGATTTTACCTATGCAAAAAATGAAGCGTTTGGACAAAGCACGCCAATTTTTTTCAGAAGCATTAAAATTAACCGTGATAATGCATTCATCAAAAATGATTTAGCAAAATTAATGGATGACGCTGGAGTTAAAAGTATTTCAATGCGTCGCTTAAGCGATGATTTTGGTCCGCGTATTTATAATCAAAAGCGTGAAACTATTCGAGCATCAATTGGGCTTGATGGTGCAATTACTGATAACTGGACATATTCGGCATACCTACAACATGGTGAGTTAACACAAGATACTTCTTGGTACGGCGAAGTGTTAATGGCCAATGTTAACAAAGGGTTTGATGCAGTTAACTTTGAAGGCAATGTAGTATGTGCTGAGCGTGATGCTAAAGGTAATGTGATTGGTGCTGTTGAAGGATGTGTGCCGTTAAATGTATTGGGTAAATACCCGTTAAGCCAAGCACAATTAGATTATCATTCAACAGTTGCAACAGCCGAACAAGGTCATAAACAAACGAGTTACGGTGTAACGGTAACAGGTGATGTATTTGAACTACCGGCTGGTTTTGTGCAAGCAGCCTTTAGTTATGATTGGCGTAAAGAAAGTGCCTATGAAACACCCGATAATAAAATTCAAGGTGGTTTAGTCTTTGGTAACTCAGGCTTACCTTATGAAGGTGAGTTAACAGTAAAAGAATACGCAACTGAAGTATTGGTGCCGGTATTTGCTGACCAATTCTTAGCGCAAGAGGTCAATGTTGAGTTTGCTTACCGCTACATGGATTACAGCTCTACAGGCACAGATAGCGCTTATAAATTAGGTCTGACATGGCAAGTAAATGACGATGTGCGTTTCCGTGTAGCCAAAGCGCAATCGGTTCGTGCGCCTAACGTAGGTGAACTATATTCGTCAGTTGGAACACAGTTTGCCAGCCGTGCAGAATCATGTGCCGCAGACTCAATCGCCAAAGAAGATCAATATAAAGAGCAAGTAACACGTAACTGTGCTGCCGATAATATTCCTGTCGGTTGGACGCCATCTGAAGATTGGCGCTCAGGTGGTTCATTACAAGGCAGTACCGGTGGTAACATTGGACTTGGTAATGAAGTATCAAAAGACATCACATTTGGTGTTGTTTATACCCCAAGCTTTATTGAAAACTTTGAAATTACTGCAGATTATTGGAGCTTTGAAATTGAAGATGCAATTAGCTTCTACGATTATGAAAGCGCAATGCAAAACTGCTATCGCTCTGAAAGCTTAGTTAATCCATTTTGTGGCAAATTTACCCGTGACCCAAATACGCACGAAGTGACTGATTATTTAGAAACATCACTTAATGCTGCGGTTGAGAAATTAAGCGGTGTTGATATTGAATCGGTTTATAAATTCGATACAGCATTTGGTCAATTTGGTTTTAAATTAGTTGCAACATATTTAGAAAACCGCGAGCGTAACCCGACGGGTAATGCAGAAGATAACCGTGTTCACACTGGTGAAGAAGCGCGTCCTCGTTGGAGAGCACGTTTTAATACGAGTTATACTTTAGATGATTTACGCATTGTTTTAGTTGCAAACTATCGCCACAGCACAGTGATGGATCGTAATGATTGGTCGATTGAAGATCACGATTATAACGATATTCCGTCATACACTACGTTTGATTTAAGCAGTACTTATAACTTAAATGACAATGTTAATTTACGTTTAGGTGTGCAAAATTTAGCCGATAGAACAACGCCATATCATCCAGCAGCTTTCACCGATGGCGCTTATTATGATGTGATTGGTCGTCGCATTACAGCGGGTGTTAACGTTAAGTTTTAA